A single window of Methanoregula sp. DNA harbors:
- a CDS encoding Mrp/NBP35 family ATP-binding protein — protein sequence MAKKTDNTPPTKEECAHECNGCASAGTCSDAKATGGLPPKANIDVKHVVLVLSGKGGVGKSTVSVNLAYALANHGYRVGLLDLDMHGPNIPKMLGIEDQKFAMMENRIEPVHVTGNLSVVSIAFVLPDTSTPLIWRGPMKMVAIQQLLDEVNWGSLDFIVVDLPPGTGDEALTIAQLAPNVRGAVIVTTPQDVATLDARKSIKFVEKLGLPVIGVIENMSGMLCPHCKGEIDLFGKGGGKKIAEELNVPYLGGIPVDIEMRKAGDEGRPFIIRRGKESASWAAVDKVMEALIREVEG from the coding sequence ATGGCAAAGAAGACTGACAATACACCCCCGACAAAAGAGGAGTGCGCCCATGAATGCAACGGGTGCGCAAGCGCGGGCACCTGTTCCGATGCAAAAGCGACAGGAGGCCTTCCCCCAAAGGCAAATATCGATGTCAAACACGTAGTGCTTGTCCTGTCCGGCAAGGGCGGAGTCGGCAAGTCCACCGTGTCCGTGAACCTTGCGTATGCCCTCGCAAACCACGGTTACCGTGTCGGGCTGCTTGACCTTGACATGCACGGCCCCAACATCCCCAAGATGCTGGGTATCGAGGACCAGAAGTTTGCGATGATGGAAAACAGGATCGAGCCGGTGCATGTCACCGGCAACCTCTCTGTGGTCTCCATCGCGTTCGTGCTGCCCGACACGAGCACCCCGCTCATCTGGCGCGGGCCGATGAAGATGGTGGCGATCCAGCAGCTCCTTGACGAAGTCAACTGGGGGTCGCTCGACTTCATCGTTGTCGACCTCCCGCCGGGCACCGGTGACGAGGCGCTGACGATCGCCCAGCTCGCCCCCAATGTCCGGGGAGCCGTCATCGTGACGACTCCGCAGGACGTTGCCACGCTTGACGCCCGCAAGTCCATAAAGTTTGTCGAGAAGCTCGGGCTCCCGGTGATCGGGGTCATCGAGAACATGAGCGGGATGCTCTGCCCCCACTGCAAGGGGGAGATCGACCTGTTTGGCAAAGGCGGGGGTAAGAAGATCGCGGAAGAGTTGAACGTCCCGTACTTAGGCGGCATCCCCGTCGACATCGAGATGCGCAAGGCCGGCGATGAAGGGCGTCCGTTCATCATCCGTCGCGGAAAAGAGAGTGCCAGCTGGGCGGCCGTTGACAAGGTCATGGAAGCGTTAATCAGGGAAGTCGAGGGGTAA
- the tsaA gene encoding tRNA (N6-threonylcarbamoyladenosine(37)-N6)-methyltransferase TrmO codes for MQMDLRPIGVVRSPYKTMSDAPHQGRLSSTVSEILIDEAFAPGLKDIGHHPNLIVLCWFDRADRTVLAATPPHLRTEHGVFATRSPNRPNPVGFCVVDLLERNGNVLKVRGLDAIDGTPVIDIKPYNRRTDCIPPPPAPSI; via the coding sequence ATGCAGATGGATCTCCGGCCGATCGGGGTTGTCCGGTCGCCCTACAAAACAATGTCCGATGCCCCTCACCAGGGACGGCTCTCTTCAACTGTATCAGAAATCCTTATCGATGAGGCGTTTGCTCCCGGACTTAAAGATATCGGACATCACCCGAACCTGATCGTTCTGTGCTGGTTTGACCGTGCCGACCGTACAGTGCTTGCGGCAACACCGCCTCATCTCAGGACGGAGCACGGGGTGTTTGCGACCCGCTCGCCCAACCGGCCCAACCCTGTCGGGTTCTGTGTTGTTGACTTACTGGAACGGAATGGGAATGTGCTGAAGGTACGCGGGCTGGACGCAATCGATGGCACGCCCGTCATCGACATCAAGCCATACAACCGGAGGACGGACTGCATCCCCCCTCCCCCTGCCCCTTCCATCTGA
- a CDS encoding HD domain-containing protein — protein MPRTRTPVRQPVLSPGSSIHAYIDKHESLYSPLATTSADAVRRHNRKAPDIRTPYSRDADRIIHTRAYTRYIDKTQVFYLVENDHITHRVIHVQLVSRIARTIGRSLRLNEDLIEAIALGHDIGHIPYGHFGESCLSDLCEQNGIGRFYHNVQSVQSLDRIEDCDLTMQVLDGILCHNGEADDVRITAEPCATWAAFDKKVQDNAEGRRNRPPMTLEGCVVKFADTIAYIGRDIQDAREIGLLPATKSIPDECRELLGDTNREIIDTLIHDLLKNSDCEEKGYIAYSREVEKALIKLRDFSRKNIYDNPRLISEREKIRNMYGTLFATYLEDIRHCRRSSRIFSDFIDTAWINFGYRDSATGAELVRDFIAGMTDRYFAKRFEEIVIPRKVEGRFA, from the coding sequence ATGCCCCGCACCCGCACACCCGTGCGACAGCCCGTCCTCTCGCCCGGCTCCTCCATTCATGCCTACATTGACAAGCACGAGTCCCTTTACTCGCCGCTTGCCACCACCAGCGCAGACGCAGTGCGCCGGCACAACCGGAAAGCACCAGATATCCGGACGCCTTACTCCCGTGATGCGGACCGGATCATCCACACCCGGGCATATACCCGGTACATCGATAAGACACAGGTGTTCTACTTAGTGGAAAACGACCACATCACCCACCGGGTCATCCATGTCCAGCTCGTGTCAAGGATCGCCCGCACGATCGGGCGCTCCCTGCGCTTAAACGAAGACTTAATCGAAGCGATCGCGCTCGGCCACGATATCGGGCACATACCCTACGGCCACTTCGGCGAGAGCTGCCTTTCTGACCTTTGCGAACAGAACGGGATCGGCAGGTTCTACCATAATGTACAGAGCGTTCAGTCCCTTGACCGTATCGAGGACTGCGACCTTACCATGCAGGTGCTTGACGGCATCCTCTGTCACAACGGCGAGGCCGATGACGTCCGGATCACTGCCGAACCCTGCGCGACATGGGCAGCATTTGACAAAAAGGTACAGGACAATGCCGAAGGCAGGCGCAACCGCCCTCCGATGACGCTCGAAGGCTGCGTCGTCAAGTTCGCCGATACCATTGCGTACATCGGCAGGGACATACAGGACGCCCGCGAGATCGGACTCCTCCCTGCCACAAAGTCCATTCCCGATGAGTGCCGGGAGCTGCTCGGGGATACCAACCGGGAGATCATCGACACCCTGATCCACGACCTGCTCAAAAACAGCGACTGCGAGGAGAAAGGATATATTGCATACAGCAGGGAAGTTGAAAAAGCGCTCATAAAGCTTCGGGATTTCTCAAGGAAGAACATTTACGATAACCCGCGGCTCATATCCGAAAGAGAGAAGATCCGGAACATGTACGGGACACTCTTTGCCACATATCTCGAAGACATCAGGCACTGCCGCAGGTCCTCACGCATCTTTTCAGACTTTATCGATACGGCATGGATCAATTTCGGCTACCGTGATTCTGCGACCGGGGCGGAACTGGTCCGGGACTTTATCGCCGGCATGACCGACCGGTACTTTGCAAAACGGTTCGAAGAGATCGTCATCCCCAGAAAGGTCGAGGGGCGTTTTGCCTGA
- a CDS encoding protein kinase encodes MSHSEQVIGIKNPLPVSAACALAIVLIMLLVHTTAAAEFTVLPSGGDFTGIQAAVSHASAGDTILVGSGTYNEKIRVDKTLTVRGIDTGGGAPVIDPEKRGNAVEITANGCTFSGFVVQNAELLSGIRISSDRTTLTGNTVKSCGQGIFLDSADKSVITGNNITRNVRTGIALEGSTGNRIEANSITKNTVGIVLDESSSSNRIFLNTFDNTANVISKSITSVWDTDTAFTYRYLGRDVKSPMGNYWGDYSGKDANGDGIGDTPYNILVGANKKLVAASNQNVVDRYPLMDPVEFYPGAREAAAITPARVVFGTLPVTVRPAATALPSQAATGASIEPASAQRAGLLRSILGSAPWTAALLVFVAVLCIGGGVIFLLYRRDRATLPEPLPERASVPGVHPVATQSEKARAASVTVVTDQTDVQEPAVRPAADQKYYFPRELEGKYSDIRSIGRGGIARVFAATRTSDGHRVAVKIPISFDEVTGKSFLNEIKVWEMLRHPNIVEVSAVNILPLPYVEMEYVEGSLEMIAKPVPVWKAVYIVRKIADALRYAHGLGIIHRDIKPHNILVTADLTPKITDWGMSKVLATDMRKSSIAGFSLAYAAPEQVSPAEFGRTDERTDIYQLGVVFYELVTGSIPFGGESMVEVGTAILRDPPVLPSEFNPGAAAVDKIILKCLQKDPGQRYQSAQELLDALSGYLDEE; translated from the coding sequence ATGTCCCATTCTGAACAGGTGATCGGTATTAAAAACCCCCTCCCCGTGTCAGCAGCCTGCGCACTTGCCATCGTCCTTATCATGCTGCTCGTGCATACCACCGCTGCAGCGGAATTTACCGTATTGCCCTCGGGGGGGGATTTTACCGGGATCCAGGCAGCTGTCAGCCATGCATCCGCAGGCGATACGATCCTTGTCGGGAGCGGGACTTACAATGAAAAGATCCGGGTCGACAAAACCCTCACCGTCCGGGGGATCGATACCGGCGGCGGGGCACCGGTGATCGACCCGGAAAAAAGAGGAAATGCGGTCGAGATTACTGCAAACGGCTGCACATTCTCAGGTTTTGTTGTCCAGAACGCCGAACTGTTAAGCGGGATCCGGATCTCTTCGGACCGCACCACTCTTACCGGGAACACGGTGAAAAGCTGTGGGCAGGGAATCTTCCTTGACTCTGCTGATAAATCGGTTATTACGGGCAATAACATCACCCGGAATGTGCGGACCGGAATTGCGCTCGAAGGATCGACGGGAAACAGGATCGAAGCCAACAGCATCACTAAAAATACCGTGGGCATCGTTCTGGATGAATCCTCATCCTCCAACCGGATCTTCTTAAATACGTTTGACAATACGGCAAATGTCATATCAAAGAGCATTACATCGGTCTGGGACACAGATACGGCATTCACGTACCGCTACCTCGGCAGGGATGTAAAGAGCCCGATGGGCAATTACTGGGGAGATTATTCCGGGAAGGATGCCAACGGGGACGGTATCGGGGACACTCCGTATAACATCCTTGTCGGGGCAAACAAAAAATTGGTGGCTGCGTCAAACCAGAACGTTGTCGACCGGTACCCGCTGATGGATCCGGTAGAGTTTTACCCCGGAGCCCGTGAGGCAGCTGCCATCACCCCGGCCCGGGTCGTTTTTGGCACTCTTCCGGTCACCGTCCGGCCTGCAGCCACAGCTCTGCCTTCCCAGGCTGCAACAGGAGCCTCTATTGAACCGGCTTCTGCCCAACGGGCCGGTTTGCTCAGGTCGATTTTGGGGTCAGCTCCCTGGACTGCCGCCCTTCTTGTCTTTGTTGCTGTCCTCTGCATCGGCGGAGGTGTGATTTTCCTCCTTTACCGGCGGGACCGGGCGACGCTGCCCGAACCGCTGCCGGAAAGAGCGTCTGTGCCTGGGGTACATCCGGTGGCTACGCAATCTGAAAAAGCCCGGGCTGCCAGTGTGACGGTAGTGACGGACCAGACCGATGTGCAGGAGCCCGCTGTCCGGCCTGCGGCCGACCAGAAGTACTACTTCCCCCGCGAGCTGGAAGGAAAGTATTCTGATATCCGCTCAATCGGCAGGGGCGGGATCGCAAGGGTCTTTGCAGCGACCCGCACTTCAGACGGGCACAGGGTCGCAGTCAAGATCCCGATCAGCTTTGACGAGGTGACCGGGAAATCATTCTTAAACGAGATCAAGGTCTGGGAGATGCTGCGCCACCCAAATATCGTGGAAGTGTCTGCAGTCAACATCCTGCCCCTCCCCTACGTTGAGATGGAGTACGTCGAGGGGTCGCTTGAGATGATTGCAAAACCGGTCCCGGTCTGGAAAGCGGTGTATATTGTCCGGAAGATCGCCGATGCGTTGCGCTATGCCCACGGGCTGGGGATTATCCACCGGGACATCAAACCGCATAACATCCTTGTCACTGCTGACCTGACCCCCAAGATCACCGACTGGGGGATGAGCAAGGTGCTTGCAACCGATATGCGGAAGTCCAGCATCGCAGGCTTCTCCCTTGCGTATGCCGCCCCGGAGCAGGTCTCACCGGCTGAGTTCGGGAGGACGGACGAAAGGACCGATATCTACCAGCTCGGCGTTGTATTCTACGAGCTGGTCACGGGTTCGATCCCGTTTGGGGGAGAGAGCATGGTGGAAGTCGGAACCGCGATCCTCCGCGACCCGCCCGTTTTGCCCTCTGAATTCAATCCCGGAGCAGCCGCCGTGGACAAGATCATCTTAAAATGCCTCCAGAAAGATCCCGGGCAAAGGTACCAGTCGGCACAGGAGCTCCTCGACGCCCTGTCCGGGTACCTTGATGAAGAATGA
- a CDS encoding FHA domain-containing protein: protein MIPKDKSPTLIVSDSSDSLDELSEYLEVLSSSARLRILKYLEKKPGDVRSISKEIETSYENTKKHLDKLRSIGVIRKGAGLGSSTSKGIHPVWEYSLVPGGLEAIIRNLGLFSNKKVQILETGINTRLASVKGALSKEFMGNMPAAIVLGGAMDGQVFLLKKEKINIGRTDADAPVRENSPDDIVLSDEYTAVTRISRPHGRLMLENGTWFVEDCGSTGGTLLNNKQVGTHLRVPVQDGDLLELSRGVKGVKLLMIIPGAP, encoded by the coding sequence ATGATTCCAAAAGACAAGTCCCCGACTCTAATCGTCAGCGACTCCTCCGACTCGCTGGACGAACTGTCCGAATACCTCGAAGTGCTCTCGAGCAGTGCCCGCCTCCGGATTTTAAAGTATCTTGAAAAGAAGCCGGGGGATGTCCGTTCGATCTCAAAAGAGATCGAGACCAGCTACGAGAACACGAAAAAGCACCTTGACAAACTGCGCTCCATCGGGGTCATCAGAAAGGGGGCTGGCCTTGGCTCCTCCACCTCAAAAGGGATCCACCCGGTGTGGGAATATTCCCTTGTCCCCGGCGGGCTTGAGGCAATTATCCGGAACCTCGGCCTGTTCTCCAACAAAAAGGTGCAGATCCTTGAAACCGGGATCAACACCCGGCTCGCTTCGGTCAAGGGAGCGCTCTCAAAGGAGTTCATGGGGAACATGCCTGCCGCCATCGTGCTCGGGGGGGCGATGGACGGGCAGGTCTTTTTGTTAAAAAAGGAAAAAATCAACATCGGCAGGACCGATGCCGACGCACCGGTCCGGGAGAACTCCCCGGATGATATTGTCCTTTCCGATGAATATACCGCAGTGACCCGGATATCACGGCCTCATGGCAGGCTCATGCTTGAGAATGGTACATGGTTTGTGGAGGACTGCGGCAGTACCGGAGGGACGCTGCTCAATAACAAACAGGTCGGGACGCACCTGCGGGTACCGGTGCAGGACGGGGACCTGCTGGAGCTCTCCCGCGGGGTCAAAGGTGTAAAACTGCTGATGATCATCCCCGGGGCCCCCTAG
- a CDS encoding DUF5612 domain-containing protein has translation METEPERCAVRIIAENRRGVLRDIATVVAAHEANIVMISQELFDSGPYAGMAELYFEYEAGPNDTCSQLIADLKEIPQVHEVKSYQPFGDIFGSRVIIIGGGAQVAQVALGAVNEADRHNIRGERISVDTIPLVGERTLALAVDAVSRLPRATILVLAGSIMGGEISRAVDRVREAGIPVIALKMAGSVPDHADLVVTDPIQAGVFAVMHVSSKAVFDIHRVRGREF, from the coding sequence ATGGAGACTGAACCCGAGCGCTGTGCGGTGCGGATCATTGCCGAGAACCGGCGGGGAGTCCTGCGGGACATAGCGACAGTCGTTGCCGCCCATGAAGCAAACATCGTGATGATCAGCCAGGAGTTGTTTGACTCGGGGCCGTATGCCGGGATGGCGGAACTCTATTTTGAATATGAAGCCGGTCCAAACGATACCTGCAGCCAGCTGATCGCCGACTTAAAAGAGATCCCGCAGGTCCATGAGGTGAAGTCCTACCAGCCATTCGGGGATATCTTCGGCTCGCGTGTGATCATCATCGGAGGGGGGGCGCAGGTCGCACAGGTCGCTCTCGGTGCGGTGAACGAGGCGGACCGGCACAATATCCGGGGAGAAAGGATCTCGGTGGACACGATCCCGCTTGTCGGTGAACGGACCCTTGCCCTTGCAGTCGATGCGGTCTCCCGCCTGCCGCGGGCAACGATCCTCGTGCTCGCCGGCTCGATCATGGGTGGGGAGATCTCCCGTGCGGTCGACCGGGTGCGGGAGGCAGGCATTCCCGTCATTGCCCTGAAGATGGCAGGCTCCGTCCCCGACCATGCCGACCTTGTGGTGACCGACCCGATACAGGCAGGGGTCTTTGCGGTCATGCACGTCAGCAGCAAGGCGGTTTTTGACATCCACCGTGTCCGCGGGCGAGAGTTCTGA
- a CDS encoding L-threonylcarbamoyladenylate synthase, translating to MDLIERAVSVLMHDGTVVYPTETVYGLGADALSENAIMRVYEAKKRPLGQPVSIAVSDFDMLCAVARVDASMQEFIQAFLPGPVTVVLEAKHILPEILTGGTGLIGVRIPSHDLALRLIERFDSPITATSANLHGAKDPATPDECTVPRDILIDGGRLPGTPSTVVDLVNRMILRKGVQAEQIEQFLTKI from the coding sequence ATGGACCTTATTGAACGGGCGGTCTCAGTGCTGATGCACGATGGCACTGTTGTTTATCCCACCGAGACTGTATACGGGCTGGGCGCCGACGCACTGTCCGAAAACGCGATCATGAGGGTGTACGAGGCAAAGAAGCGCCCGCTCGGGCAGCCGGTATCGATCGCAGTCAGCGATTTTGACATGCTGTGTGCCGTCGCCCGTGTGGACGCCTCAATGCAGGAATTTATACAGGCGTTTCTCCCGGGCCCGGTCACCGTCGTACTGGAGGCAAAACATATCCTGCCGGAGATCCTCACCGGGGGAACAGGGTTGATAGGGGTGCGTATCCCCTCCCATGACCTTGCCCTGCGACTCATTGAACGGTTTGACTCCCCCATCACTGCCACAAGCGCAAACCTGCACGGGGCAAAGGACCCCGCAACTCCCGATGAATGCACCGTACCCCGCGACATTTTAATCGATGGCGGTAGGTTGCCGGGCACGCCCAGCACGGTAGTCGATCTTGTGAACCGGATGATCCTCCGTAAAGGGGTACAGGCTGAACAGATCGAACAATTCCTTACAAAAATTTAA
- a CDS encoding nucleotidyltransferase domain-containing protein has translation MEPIRLRDFIVDADGWIYAVSTYDNAEKAGCVLRYVPDASGERVHADNTRYRKFDFEDSFEFIADHKPQYLGSVLRIPLEDIQQVQKPEREMARITARHPRVKHLAFILNVPSGFIGCTGSLLCGLENENSDIDLVVYGDHWFGAQQTLRSAIISKKLDGLSPDMWRKVYEKRKPEITYEMFVLHEERKWNRGQIDGTYFDLLFTRPYEGLDVFLFGKGEVLGKRTFEARVTDASLAFDSPAIYEVEHEEFSRVISFTHTYSGQALAGETIEARGVAERHGNERWLVVGTTREAQGEYIISKTLVEGE, from the coding sequence ATGGAACCTATCCGCCTGCGGGACTTTATCGTTGATGCAGACGGGTGGATCTATGCCGTCTCCACCTATGACAATGCAGAAAAGGCCGGGTGCGTGCTCCGGTACGTGCCTGACGCTTCAGGAGAGCGGGTGCACGCGGACAATACGAGGTACCGGAAGTTTGATTTTGAGGACTCGTTTGAGTTCATCGCTGACCACAAGCCCCAATACCTCGGTTCCGTTCTCCGGATACCCCTGGAAGATATCCAACAGGTGCAAAAGCCGGAACGCGAAATGGCCCGCATCACCGCCCGCCACCCGCGGGTGAAACACCTTGCATTTATCCTCAATGTCCCTTCCGGCTTTATCGGCTGCACCGGCTCCCTCCTCTGCGGGCTTGAGAACGAGAACTCCGACATCGACCTTGTGGTCTACGGGGACCACTGGTTTGGCGCCCAGCAGACGCTGAGGTCAGCCATCATTTCAAAAAAGCTCGATGGGCTCTCCCCGGATATGTGGCGCAAGGTGTACGAGAAGCGCAAACCTGAAATCACGTACGAGATGTTTGTCCTTCATGAAGAACGGAAATGGAACCGGGGGCAGATCGACGGGACGTATTTTGACCTGCTCTTCACCCGCCCGTACGAGGGACTGGACGTTTTTTTGTTCGGGAAGGGGGAGGTGCTGGGAAAGAGGACATTTGAGGCGCGGGTGACGGACGCTTCGCTTGCGTTTGACAGCCCCGCCATCTACGAGGTAGAGCACGAAGAATTTTCCAGGGTCATTTCATTCACTCACACCTACAGCGGGCAGGCTCTTGCCGGTGAGACGATTGAAGCGCGCGGGGTTGCCGAGCGGCACGGGAACGAACGGTGGCTTGTTGTCGGGACAACACGGGAAGCACAAGGGGAGTATATAATTTCAAAAACACTTGTTGAGGGAGAGTAA
- a CDS encoding Dna2/Cas4 domain-containing protein, whose translation MRCHACPVRFYYERNEPHTESDRYAICKQVSYHLGKPLDPVSIWAEVLAVRPGIDPAQRTFLDTCITVCNRHEWKPADQTDVRVVSKKYGVVGMVDRIGADGVFSIVRAAGAMPFGTYAADRLRITGCAICLQEMTGKEVTGGFVEYIPDGVSRYHAIQPRDRRQFLSTLHKVRSIREGEVPHQPLNAPCNRCRYKERCESSGGRRLSDLM comes from the coding sequence GTGCGTTGCCATGCCTGCCCGGTGCGGTTCTATTACGAGCGCAATGAACCGCACACCGAATCCGACCGTTACGCCATCTGCAAACAGGTCTCATATCACCTCGGTAAACCCCTTGATCCCGTATCGATTTGGGCAGAAGTCCTCGCTGTCCGCCCCGGAATTGATCCCGCACAGAGAACGTTCTTGGACACATGCATCACGGTGTGCAACCGCCATGAATGGAAACCCGCGGACCAGACCGATGTCCGGGTTGTATCAAAAAAGTACGGGGTTGTCGGGATGGTGGACCGGATCGGGGCTGACGGTGTGTTCTCCATCGTCCGTGCCGCAGGTGCAATGCCGTTTGGCACATATGCAGCAGACAGGCTCCGGATCACAGGCTGTGCGATCTGCCTCCAGGAAATGACCGGAAAAGAGGTGACCGGCGGGTTTGTGGAATACATCCCGGATGGCGTTTCGCGGTATCATGCCATCCAGCCCCGCGACCGGCGGCAGTTCCTCTCGACCCTGCACAAAGTCCGGTCGATACGGGAAGGGGAAGTCCCGCACCAACCTCTCAACGCCCCCTGCAACCGGTGCAGGTATAAGGAGCGGTGCGAGAGCAGCGGGGGAAGGCGGCTGTCGGATTTGATGTGA
- a CDS encoding DUF3467 domain-containing protein yields the protein MAGQEISVNIPPTLDPVYSNMIQIAYKDDEFTFMFLHQLPQVNQARAKAIVSITPTHAKNLLAVLTKTVSDYESKFGTISPPPADSKGADSVTTLRGYS from the coding sequence ATGGCAGGACAGGAAATTTCCGTCAATATCCCCCCGACACTTGACCCGGTGTACAGCAACATGATCCAGATCGCGTACAAGGACGATGAGTTCACGTTCATGTTTCTCCACCAGCTCCCGCAGGTCAACCAGGCGAGGGCAAAGGCGATCGTCTCCATTACACCGACGCACGCAAAGAACCTCCTCGCGGTACTCACAAAGACCGTCAGTGATTACGAGTCAAAGTTCGGGACGATCTCCCCACCGCCCGCTGATTCAAAAGGTGCTGATAGTGTGACCACGCTGCGCGGGTACTCTTAA
- a CDS encoding small multi-drug export protein, protein MPDILPHSRPGFVFSAAFAIFGVVVAPLTLAGFAGVPLLHMISLIGSILVFQPFAASVGVVLGIPPLIILGTMASVGIGAIIGILALCDLFTNRWQKFDKAVHNVNEQAHRSAGFQKYGMLMFIPFIWVPGLGLYGCTLIAWLLGWRQIRHIMMLFLSWMIAAALILGASLGILIALS, encoded by the coding sequence ATGCCTGACATTCTTCCCCACTCCCGTCCGGGGTTTGTCTTCAGTGCTGCCTTTGCTATCTTCGGGGTAGTGGTTGCGCCACTCACCCTTGCAGGATTTGCAGGAGTGCCACTCCTTCACATGATCTCGCTCATCGGTTCGATCCTCGTGTTCCAGCCATTTGCCGCATCTGTCGGGGTGGTCCTCGGCATTCCGCCCCTTATAATCCTTGGCACGATGGCATCGGTGGGCATCGGGGCTATCATCGGCATCCTTGCCCTCTGTGACCTGTTTACAAACCGCTGGCAGAAGTTTGACAAGGCGGTCCATAACGTAAACGAACAGGCGCACCGTTCGGCCGGGTTTCAGAAATACGGGATGCTGATGTTCATCCCGTTCATCTGGGTGCCGGGTCTCGGGCTTTATGGCTGCACGCTCATAGCATGGCTCCTCGGGTGGAGGCAGATCCGGCATATCATGATGCTTTTTTTAAGCTGGATGATTGCAGCTGCTCTTATCCTTGGTGCATCGCTGGGAATTTTAATCGCCCTTTCATAA
- a CDS encoding class I SAM-dependent methyltransferase translates to MNTREIISAAKYLASTKPSFLLSELCTYLTDDLAVSGLYRILSPHLPRLNLAATRINDDYEISRIIPAKPYVLNQKERERLDNFFAARTLPAALEQTIERYISKKVGKEWSDPVILERLRHAIVAQKDDYWKPADRRSLRYIKGYSVLGYLAYHFPVYFMQTQYLLSMLARDGLLKSSMTVMDAGTGPGVVPLAIAEFYSQLEHAKATVYSAERSEEHIEAFMYLREHCTQKGENASIKPPIKADLTTIDPGKIPQKIDLLVFSNVLNELGAASPEELADLVMKFAERLSPDGSVLIVEPAEETTSTQLRVLSLVLKKRGLTIHSPCSFIRGTDCTPDRCWSFVTAPSIRPTRLMGALAACDEPFRYVNTDIKYSYVVLTKDGRTREQYRVPARSRVLRLSQVHRHVDKRVNIIASKMSEDLGDAKNHMFRLCDGSAKKPVYAVVPSYHITPENEAIVARPYGTILELDNVLVRYNPKHDAYNVLVSRNTRIKQPA, encoded by the coding sequence ATGAACACCCGCGAGATCATCTCAGCTGCAAAATACCTTGCATCCACAAAACCCTCGTTCCTCCTCTCAGAGCTGTGCACGTATCTCACCGATGATCTCGCGGTCAGCGGATTATATCGAATACTTTCCCCCCACCTGCCCCGCCTCAACCTCGCAGCAACCAGGATCAATGACGATTATGAGATCTCCCGGATCATCCCCGCAAAACCCTATGTCCTGAACCAGAAAGAACGGGAGCGTCTGGATAATTTCTTTGCTGCACGCACACTGCCGGCTGCTCTTGAACAAACGATCGAACGCTACATCTCAAAAAAAGTGGGAAAGGAGTGGTCAGATCCGGTCATCCTTGAACGCCTGCGGCATGCGATCGTTGCGCAGAAAGATGATTACTGGAAACCCGCGGACCGACGCTCGTTGCGGTATATCAAAGGTTACAGCGTGCTCGGGTATCTCGCGTACCATTTCCCGGTCTATTTCATGCAGACCCAGTACCTGCTCTCGATGCTTGCCCGCGACGGGCTGCTGAAGAGCTCCATGACCGTGATGGATGCCGGTACCGGCCCGGGTGTCGTGCCGCTTGCAATTGCAGAATTCTATTCGCAGCTTGAGCATGCAAAGGCCACAGTGTATTCAGCAGAACGGTCGGAGGAGCACATCGAGGCCTTCATGTACCTCCGGGAGCATTGCACCCAGAAAGGGGAGAACGCCAGCATCAAGCCCCCGATAAAGGCGGATCTCACCACCATTGACCCCGGAAAAATTCCTCAGAAAATCGACCTGCTGGTCTTTTCAAATGTCCTCAACGAACTGGGTGCCGCTTCACCGGAAGAGCTTGCTGATCTCGTCATGAAATTTGCAGAACGGCTCTCCCCGGACGGATCGGTTCTCATTGTTGAACCTGCCGAAGAAACTACCTCGACGCAGCTGCGGGTATTGTCGCTCGTATTAAAAAAGCGGGGGCTTACCATCCACAGCCCCTGCTCGTTTATCCGGGGGACGGACTGCACACCGGACCGGTGCTGGAGTTTTGTTACCGCACCGTCCATCCGGCCAACCCGGCTGATGGGGGCGCTTGCAGCATGCGATGAGCCGTTCCGGTACGTGAACACCGATATCAAATACAGTTATGTCGTGCTCACAAAAGATGGGAGAACGAGGGAGCAGTACCGGGTGCCGGCCAGGTCCCGGGTTTTACGGTTGTCACAGGTACACCGCCACGTGGACAAACGGGTCAATATAATCGCTTCAAAGATGTCAGAGGACCTTGGCGATGCAAAAAACCACATGTTCCGGCTCTGCGATGGTTCGGCAAAAAAGCCGGTGTATGCGGTGGTGCCGTCCTATCACATCACACCGGAGAACGAGGCGATTGTTGCTCGACCATACGGCACCATCCTTGAACTGGACAATGTGCTCGTGCGGTATAATCCAAAACATGATGCATATAATGTGCTGGTGAGCCGGAATACACGGATAAAACAACCAGCCTGA